A window of Sulfurimonas gotlandica GD1 contains these coding sequences:
- a CDS encoding anthranilate synthase component II, giving the protein MILMIDNYDSFTYNIVQYCRELGADLKIIRNDEMNVSEIEALSPEKIIISPGPASPDEAGVTLEVIDYFKDKLPILGICLGHQSIAQVFGADVVRAKNMMHGKTSTMKRVGECEIFKNLPQEFIATRYHSLIVDKESLPEIVEATAYSTDDDEIMALKIKDKDIYGVQFHPESIMSEYGHEIIGNFLKL; this is encoded by the coding sequence ATGATATTAATGATAGATAATTACGATAGCTTTACTTACAATATAGTTCAGTATTGCAGAGAATTAGGCGCGGATTTAAAAATAATTAGAAATGATGAGATGAATGTAAGTGAAATAGAAGCGCTTAGCCCAGAAAAGATAATTATCTCACCCGGTCCTGCATCTCCAGACGAAGCTGGTGTGACTTTAGAAGTAATAGATTATTTTAAAGACAAACTTCCAATTCTTGGCATTTGTTTAGGACATCAGAGTATAGCTCAAGTTTTTGGAGCAGATGTAGTTCGTGCAAAAAATATGATGCATGGTAAAACTTCAACTATGAAACGAGTAGGTGAATGTGAGATTTTTAAAAATTTGCCACAAGAATTTATTGCAACTAGATATCACTCCCTAATAGTAGATAAAGAATCTCTTCCAGAAATAGTAGAAGCTACAGCATATAGCACAGATGATGATGAAATAATGGCTCTCAAGATTAAAGATAAAGATATTTATGGAGTTCAATTCCATCCTGAGTCTATTATGAGTGAGTATGGACATGAAATTATTGGGAATTTCTTAAAACTATGA